Proteins encoded in a region of the Bacillus methanolicus genome:
- a CDS encoding type II toxin-antitoxin system PemK/MazF family toxin yields MAEKSLIRGEIYRIMFPYTFDKNYPNGKLKYTLILQSGDYFKEYSTTVVLLITSNEEAKGLKHVVEIEKGTTDLPETSYIDCSQPYTIKKNIFFDRRVLFMGTLSPEKMDEVDEKLYLGLCMGTQNDSNSFD; encoded by the coding sequence ATGGCAGAGAAAAGTCTAATTCGTGGGGAAATTTACCGGATAATGTTTCCCTATACATTTGATAAAAATTACCCTAATGGGAAATTAAAATATACGTTAATTCTTCAAAGTGGTGATTATTTTAAAGAATATTCCACAACGGTAGTATTATTGATTACTTCAAACGAAGAAGCTAAAGGACTAAAACATGTTGTGGAAATTGAAAAAGGCACTACAGATCTTCCAGAAACTTCGTATATTGATTGTTCTCAACCCTATACTATAAAAAAGAATATATTTTTTGATAGAAGAGTTTTGTTTATGGGGACGTTGTCACCAGAAAAAATGGATGAGGTTGATGAAAAGTTGTATTTAGGTTTATGCATGGGAACTCAAAATGATTCAAACAGTTTTGATTAA